In Dasania marina DSM 21967, one genomic interval encodes:
- the aroC gene encoding chorismate synthase has product MSGNTIGKLFTVTSFGESHGKALGCIIDGCPPGLEISEADLQADLDRRKPGTSRFTTQRREADEVQILSGVFEGKTTGTSIGLLIENTDQRSKDYSKIMDRFRPMHADYSYQQKYGLRDYRGGGRSSARETAMRVAAGAIAKKYLQQRHGIVVRGYLSQLGPIKAETLDWDVVETNPFFCPDQSKVAEMEDYMNKLRKSGDSIGAKLTVVASNVMPGLGEPVFDRLDADIAHAMMGINAVKGVEIGAGFDCVDARGSEHRDELTPEGFTSNNAGGILGGISSGQDIVAHIALKPTSSVLIPGKTVDVEGKATEVITTGRHDPCVGIRATPIAEAMLAIVLMDHLLRHRGQNADVNSSTPVIPASAE; this is encoded by the coding sequence ATGTCGGGTAACACCATTGGAAAACTATTTACCGTCACCAGCTTCGGCGAAAGCCACGGTAAAGCCTTGGGTTGTATTATAGATGGCTGCCCACCGGGATTAGAGATTAGCGAGGCCGATTTACAGGCCGATTTAGATAGGCGCAAACCCGGCACCTCACGCTTTACCACCCAGCGCCGTGAGGCCGACGAGGTGCAAATTTTATCGGGCGTGTTTGAAGGCAAAACCACCGGTACCTCCATCGGTTTATTAATAGAAAATACCGACCAGCGCTCGAAAGACTATTCCAAAATCATGGATAGGTTCCGCCCCATGCATGCTGACTATAGCTATCAGCAAAAGTATGGCCTGCGCGATTACCGTGGCGGTGGCCGTTCTTCCGCCCGTGAAACCGCCATGCGTGTGGCGGCCGGTGCTATCGCTAAAAAATATTTACAGCAGCGCCACGGCATAGTAGTGCGCGGTTATTTATCACAGCTGGGCCCCATTAAAGCCGAAACCCTAGATTGGGATGTGGTAGAAACCAACCCCTTCTTCTGCCCCGATCAAAGCAAAGTGGCTGAGATGGAAGACTATATGAACAAGCTGCGTAAAAGCGGCGACTCTATAGGTGCCAAGCTAACCGTCGTGGCCAGCAATGTGATGCCCGGTTTAGGCGAGCCGGTATTCGATAGGCTAGACGCCGACATCGCCCACGCCATGATGGGCATAAACGCAGTTAAAGGGGTAGAGATAGGTGCCGGCTTTGACTGTGTCGATGCTAGGGGCAGTGAGCACCGCGATGAGCTTACCCCTGAGGGTTTTACCTCTAACAATGCCGGCGGCATCTTGGGCGGTATTTCCAGCGGCCAAGATATAGTCGCGCATATTGCGCTTAAGCCTACCTCCAGTGTGTTAATCCCCGGTAAAACCGTTGATGTAGAGGGCAAGGCCACCGAGGTCATTACCACCGGCCGCCATGACCCCTGTGTGGGCATACGCGCCACACCTATAGCCGAGGCCATGTTGGCCATCGTGTTAATGGATCACCTGCTGCGCCACCGCGGTCAAAATGCCGACGTGAATAGCAGCACCCCGGTGATACCCGCCAGCGCGGAGTAA
- the prmB gene encoding 50S ribosomal protein L3 N(5)-glutamine methyltransferase translates to METLSEVAKQLSTLRDYLRWAVSKFTQSGVYFGHGTDNALDEALQLVLHTVGVPLGSEEHLLDATLTSQERKLLLTVIETRCRERIPVPYLTGQAWFAGLSFKVDERVLIPRSPIAELIAQGFEPWLAGRPVNRLLDLCTGGGCIGIACAHYFEEATVELADLSADALVVAQSNIDSYELNHRVSARQSDLFAGLSGQYDLIVSNPPYVDIEDVSSMPAEYQHEPAMALGSGDDGLDITRRILREAAGYLTDDGLLVVEVGNSCVALEQAYPYVAFTWVEFEHGGHGVLVFSKAELQHYASEFAAGSDA, encoded by the coding sequence ATGGAAACACTGAGTGAAGTCGCCAAACAACTAAGCACCCTGCGGGATTATCTGCGCTGGGCGGTATCAAAATTCACCCAATCCGGGGTGTATTTTGGCCACGGCACCGATAATGCCTTAGATGAAGCGCTGCAATTAGTATTGCACACCGTAGGTGTACCGCTGGGTAGTGAAGAGCATTTATTAGACGCCACCCTCACCAGCCAAGAGCGCAAGCTGTTATTAACGGTGATAGAAACCCGCTGCCGCGAGCGCATACCGGTACCGTATCTAACCGGCCAAGCGTGGTTTGCAGGCCTATCTTTTAAAGTGGATGAGCGGGTACTCATACCGCGCTCGCCCATAGCCGAGTTGATAGCGCAGGGCTTTGAGCCCTGGCTGGCGGGCAGGCCGGTTAATCGCCTGTTGGATTTGTGCACTGGCGGCGGCTGCATAGGCATAGCCTGCGCCCATTATTTTGAAGAGGCCACGGTTGAACTGGCCGATTTATCGGCCGATGCCTTGGTAGTGGCGCAAAGTAATATAGACAGCTATGAGCTAAACCACCGCGTTAGCGCGAGACAGTCCGACCTATTTGCAGGCTTAAGCGGCCAGTACGATCTTATCGTCAGTAACCCGCCCTATGTCGATATAGAGGATGTCAGCTCCATGCCGGCCGAATATCAGCATGAGCCTGCCATGGCTCTTGGTTCGGGGGATGACGGCTTAGATATTACCCGCCGCATTTTACGGGAGGCGGCAGGGTATTTAACTGACGATGGCCTGTTAGTGGTGGAAGTCGGTAATAGTTGTGTGGCTTTAGAGCAGGCTTATCCCTACGTAGCCTTTACTTGGGTGGAGTTTGAGCACGGTGGCCACGGTGTGTTGGTGTTTAGCAAAGCAGAGTTGCAACATTATGCCAGTGAGTTTGCTGCCGGGTCTGACGCTTGA
- the folE gene encoding GTP cyclohydrolase I FolE, giving the protein MEKAFTTIIEAVGEDKNREGLLDTPKRAAKAMKFLTKGYRETVEEVVNGAMFASDCNEMVLVADIELYSMCEHHLLPFIGKCHVAYIPKGKVVGLSKIARIVDMFARRFQIQENLTSQIASTMMEITGAEGVGVIIEAKHMCMMMRGVEKQNSVMRTSSMQGTFRSDEKTRMEFLSLVNGR; this is encoded by the coding sequence GTGGAAAAAGCGTTCACTACCATCATAGAAGCCGTAGGCGAAGACAAAAACCGCGAAGGTTTATTAGATACCCCCAAGCGCGCAGCCAAGGCCATGAAGTTTTTAACCAAGGGCTATAGAGAGACCGTTGAAGAAGTGGTTAACGGCGCCATGTTTGCATCCGATTGCAATGAAATGGTGCTGGTGGCCGATATAGAGCTGTACTCTATGTGCGAGCATCACCTGCTGCCCTTTATAGGCAAATGCCATGTTGCCTATATTCCCAAGGGCAAAGTGGTAGGCTTATCGAAAATTGCCCGCATCGTTGATATGTTTGCCCGCCGCTTTCAAATTCAAGAAAACCTCACCAGCCAAATTGCCTCTACCATGATGGAAATCACCGGTGCCGAAGGCGTGGGCGTGATTATAGAAGCCAAGCATATGTGCATGATGATGCGCGGGGTAGAAAAACAAAACTCGGTAATGCGCACCTCTTCTATGCAGGGTACCTTTAGAAGTGACGAAAAAACCCGCATGGAATTTTTAAGCCTGGTTAACGGCCGTTAA
- a CDS encoding sulfatase-like hydrolase/transferase yields the protein MTLSVFAQRNALLISLITLAFSLYGALSHHISAASLPFFMAAYIVQAALYCLPLLLIAKLGRRLPTLLSFGLTTVYSIAIVSLILANYKLYSLYGFYINSFVLNIITTPGGIEALGANASTYKTLALYNVIGLALYAAFIRYAAAEKLFSYLPSKRCSLSLLLLCFVFQAMSYAAANHKADRDILNASNAIAWYMPITAKSFLRKLGIAGRSEDGLEGRTKGGRVDYPQVDPTSLNIKQAYNIVWLVAESWRFDMLDKRIMPATNAFAANNIRYTHHYSGGNGTRMGMFTQFYGLYGSYWFDILREGKSPLLIDTLIANNYQMKAFTSAKFTYPEFNKTIFSRFTDQQLHSDAKGHGWQRDQRNTTKLIDYIENTEHPFFTFMFFESAHANYYFPDKNIIEPDYLKNFDYLDTNISKHIKGIKNRYINSNNHLDSQIARVINSLKQSEKMDNTIIVITGDHGEEFMEKGRWGHNSTFSEEQVRVPMILHIPGQPAAQHDFLSSHLDLPATVLQALGINIDPKLHSYGSNLLSPQYQRDYTVVSDWHGNSLVTKNIKYVMSSKARQLGNNITTIDDTPITADDIQANDKKTLTKFIKDVSRFYK from the coding sequence ATGACTTTATCCGTTTTTGCACAACGTAACGCCTTATTAATCAGCCTGATAACCTTGGCCTTTAGCCTTTACGGTGCCCTTAGCCATCACATCAGCGCAGCCAGCCTACCCTTTTTTATGGCGGCCTATATTGTGCAAGCAGCGCTGTATTGCCTGCCCCTATTGCTCATCGCGAAGCTTGGCCGGCGCCTGCCTACCCTGCTGAGCTTTGGGCTCACAACGGTATACAGCATCGCCATCGTGTCGCTGATTTTGGCCAACTATAAGCTATACAGCCTCTATGGTTTTTATATTAATAGCTTTGTGCTCAACATCATTACCACACCCGGCGGCATAGAAGCCCTAGGCGCTAACGCCAGCACCTATAAAACATTGGCCTTATATAATGTTATAGGCTTGGCACTGTATGCCGCGTTTATACGCTACGCCGCCGCCGAAAAACTATTTAGCTATCTTCCCTCTAAGCGTTGCAGCCTCAGCCTGTTATTACTCTGCTTTGTTTTTCAAGCCATGAGCTATGCAGCTGCCAACCATAAGGCTGATCGTGACATACTCAACGCCTCTAATGCCATCGCCTGGTATATGCCCATTACTGCAAAATCGTTTTTGCGTAAGCTAGGCATAGCGGGCCGTTCAGAAGACGGCCTAGAGGGCCGCACAAAAGGCGGACGAGTTGACTACCCACAGGTAGACCCCACTAGCCTCAACATTAAGCAAGCCTATAACATAGTGTGGCTGGTAGCCGAATCCTGGCGCTTTGACATGCTAGATAAACGCATTATGCCTGCCACTAACGCCTTCGCGGCTAACAACATCCGTTATACGCACCATTACAGCGGTGGCAACGGCACCCGCATGGGTATGTTTACCCAGTTTTATGGCCTCTATGGCAGTTACTGGTTTGATATTTTACGGGAAGGTAAATCGCCACTATTAATAGACACCCTGATTGCCAACAACTATCAGATGAAAGCCTTTACCAGCGCTAAGTTTACCTACCCAGAGTTTAATAAAACCATCTTCTCGCGCTTTACTGACCAGCAATTACACTCCGATGCCAAGGGCCACGGCTGGCAGCGCGACCAGCGCAACACCACTAAGCTCATAGACTATATAGAAAATACCGAGCACCCCTTTTTTACCTTTATGTTTTTTGAGTCGGCCCACGCCAATTACTACTTCCCTGATAAAAACATCATAGAACCCGATTATTTAAAAAACTTTGATTACCTAGACACCAACATTAGCAAACATATCAAAGGCATAAAAAACCGCTATATCAATTCCAACAATCATTTAGACAGTCAAATTGCCCGCGTTATTAATAGCCTCAAACAATCGGAAAAAATGGATAACACTATTATTGTTATTACCGGTGACCACGGAGAAGAGTTTATGGAAAAAGGCCGCTGGGGCCACAACTCTACCTTTAGCGAAGAACAGGTACGGGTACCCATGATATTGCATATACCGGGCCAGCCTGCCGCGCAACATGATTTTTTAAGCAGCCATTTAGACTTACCCGCCACCGTATTACAGGCCTTAGGTATAAATATAGACCCCAAATTACACAGCTATGGCAGCAATTTATTAAGCCCGCAATATCAGCGCGACTATACCGTGGTTAGCGACTGGCATGGCAACTCCCTAGTCACTAAAAACATTAAATACGTAATGTCGTCTAAGGCACGCCAGCTGGGCAACAATATCACCACCATAGACGACACGCCCATTACCGCTGATGACATACAAGCCAATGACAAAAAAACCTTAACAAAGTTTATTAAAGACGTCAGTCGCTTCTATAAATAA